One stretch of Acidobacteriota bacterium DNA includes these proteins:
- a CDS encoding glycosyltransferase family 87 protein has product MEKHVAWIVLICLLLGAAAMFQSRLKHQMYDFEVYRVAGVRAAAGEALYRVEDGHWQFKYFPAFALAIAPIAQLPAMTARAVWLGLSVVLLVILVSLSTSLLPERRHSAFVIAGFASLALGKFFIREVGLGQSNVLLAVLVLSAVAAWRAKREGAAGAWLAAATIVKPYAVLFLPYLILRRPTRGAAAYLGVVAAALLLPVLRYGWSGNLTLLEGWFATVTQSTAPNLASQDNTSVAGMFAAWFGVGPLASWLALALTLVLLAACTRAFLKTRGVIHPEYLDAALLLFLIPLLSPQGWDYVLLVSAPAVMLLIDRFGEMTRPLQWLVVACMAIPAFTLWDVMGREAYRVFMMSRLVSLCALVEFALVLRLRDRRAA; this is encoded by the coding sequence ATGGAGAAACACGTCGCGTGGATCGTCCTGATCTGCCTGCTGCTTGGCGCGGCCGCCATGTTTCAGAGTCGGCTCAAGCACCAGATGTACGACTTCGAGGTGTACCGCGTGGCCGGCGTCAGGGCCGCCGCCGGCGAAGCGCTCTATCGGGTCGAAGACGGCCACTGGCAGTTCAAGTATTTCCCGGCGTTTGCGCTGGCCATCGCCCCGATCGCGCAATTGCCCGCGATGACCGCCCGCGCGGTCTGGCTGGGTCTGTCGGTCGTCCTGCTGGTGATCCTGGTGTCGCTGTCGACATCGCTGCTTCCGGAACGACGGCATTCAGCGTTTGTCATCGCCGGGTTTGCCTCGCTGGCGCTGGGCAAGTTCTTCATCCGCGAGGTCGGCCTGGGGCAGAGCAACGTGCTGCTGGCGGTGCTCGTGCTCTCGGCCGTGGCCGCGTGGCGGGCGAAGCGTGAAGGGGCTGCCGGGGCGTGGCTCGCGGCCGCAACGATCGTCAAACCCTATGCTGTTCTGTTCCTGCCGTACCTCATCCTGCGTCGGCCGACGCGCGGCGCCGCAGCCTACCTCGGCGTGGTCGCTGCTGCATTGCTGCTCCCGGTCCTGCGCTACGGATGGTCAGGCAATCTCACGCTGCTAGAGGGCTGGTTTGCGACGGTCACCCAATCGACAGCCCCGAACCTGGCCAGCCAGGACAACACGTCGGTGGCCGGGATGTTCGCGGCGTGGTTCGGCGTCGGCCCGCTGGCCAGTTGGCTGGCGCTCGCGCTGACGCTGGTTCTGCTCGCGGCCTGCACGCGCGCCTTTCTGAAGACGCGGGGAGTGATTCACCCCGAGTACCTCGACGCGGCGCTCCTTCTCTTCCTCATTCCGCTATTATCGCCGCAGGGGTGGGACTACGTCCTCCTTGTCTCGGCCCCGGCCGTGATGCTCCTTATCGACCGCTTCGGCGAGATGACACGGCCGCTCCAGTGGCTGGTCGTCGCCTGCATGGCCATTCCGGCCTTCACGCTCTGGGACGTGATGGGACGTGAGGCCTATCGCGTGTTCATGATGTCAAGGCTGGTCAGCCTGTGCGCCCTGGTCGAGTTCGCCCTCGTGCTGCGCCTCCGCGATCGTCGGGCTGCGTGA
- the hutU gene encoding urocanate hydratase encodes MNVSSARPVRAPRGTLLSCKGWQQEAALRMLMNNLDPEVAEDPDRLIVYGGTGRAARSWDAFDAIVRSLRALGHDETLLVQSGKPVGVFRTHPGAPRVLIANALLVPAWATVENFRDLEDRGLTMFGQMTAGSWIYIGTQGILQGTYETLAELARQRFCGTLAGRVFVSAGLGGMGGAQPLAATMNGGAALVVEVDPRRIERRLATRYVDEATDSLDTAIAAVTRWQHEGTARSMALCANAADVLPALVARGFVPDVLTDQTSAHDALDGYVPNGMSLSDATALRRHAPRDYIERSIAAMATHVRAMLELRKRGAIAFDYGNNIRAQAVKGGVADAFDIPGFVPEYIRPLFCEGKGPFRWAALSGDPADIAATDAAALEMFADNAALCRWIKMAGERVAFQGLPARIFWLGYGERARFGLKINALVRDGVIKAPIVIGRDHLDTGSVASPNRETEGMRDGSDAIADWPVLNALLNTAAGATWVSVHHGGGVGIGYSLHAGMVIVADGTRDADERLERVLTCDPGTGIARHADAGYPRAIETALARGVNIPMLPR; translated from the coding sequence ATGAACGTGTCATCTGCCCGTCCAGTGCGTGCGCCCCGCGGAACGCTCCTGTCCTGCAAGGGATGGCAGCAGGAAGCGGCCTTGCGGATGCTGATGAACAACCTCGATCCCGAGGTCGCCGAAGATCCGGATCGCCTGATCGTGTATGGCGGAACGGGCCGTGCCGCGCGGAGCTGGGATGCTTTCGACGCGATCGTCAGATCGCTGCGGGCGCTCGGCCACGACGAGACGCTGCTCGTGCAGTCGGGGAAACCGGTCGGCGTGTTCCGCACGCACCCGGGCGCGCCGCGCGTGCTCATCGCCAACGCGCTGCTCGTGCCGGCGTGGGCCACGGTCGAGAACTTCCGCGATCTCGAGGATCGCGGATTGACGATGTTTGGGCAGATGACAGCGGGCAGCTGGATCTACATCGGCACTCAGGGCATTCTGCAGGGCACCTATGAGACGCTGGCCGAGCTGGCGCGTCAGCGTTTTTGCGGCACGCTGGCAGGCCGGGTGTTCGTGTCGGCCGGCCTCGGCGGCATGGGCGGGGCGCAGCCGCTCGCGGCGACGATGAACGGCGGCGCAGCGCTGGTGGTCGAGGTCGATCCGCGCCGGATCGAACGTCGGCTGGCCACCCGCTATGTTGACGAGGCGACCGACAGCCTCGACACGGCGATCGCCGCCGTGACGCGCTGGCAGCATGAGGGGACGGCGCGATCGATGGCGTTGTGCGCCAACGCGGCCGACGTGCTGCCCGCTCTCGTGGCGCGCGGGTTCGTGCCCGACGTGCTGACCGATCAGACGTCCGCGCACGATGCGCTCGACGGGTACGTGCCGAATGGCATGAGCCTGAGCGACGCCACGGCACTCCGCCGCCACGCGCCCCGGGACTACATCGAGCGATCGATCGCGGCCATGGCCACGCATGTCCGGGCGATGCTCGAGTTGCGAAAGCGCGGTGCGATCGCCTTCGACTACGGCAACAACATCCGCGCGCAGGCGGTCAAGGGCGGCGTGGCCGATGCGTTCGACATCCCGGGATTTGTCCCCGAGTACATCCGGCCGCTGTTCTGCGAAGGCAAGGGGCCGTTCCGTTGGGCGGCGCTGTCGGGCGATCCGGCCGACATCGCCGCCACCGACGCGGCGGCGCTCGAGATGTTCGCCGACAATGCGGCCCTCTGCCGGTGGATCAAGATGGCCGGCGAACGCGTGGCGTTTCAGGGCCTGCCGGCCCGGATCTTCTGGCTCGGCTACGGTGAGCGCGCGCGCTTCGGCCTGAAGATCAACGCCCTGGTTCGCGATGGCGTCATCAAGGCGCCGATCGTCATCGGGCGGGATCATCTGGATACCGGCTCGGTGGCCTCACCGAATCGGGAGACTGAGGGAATGCGGGACGGCAGCGACGCGATCGCCGACTGGCCCGTGTTGAACGCGTTGTTGAATACGGCGGCTGGGGCCACCTGGGTATCGGTGCATCACGGCGGCGGTGTGGGCATCGGCTACTCACTACACGCCGGCATGGTGATCGTCGCCGATGGAACGCGCGACGCCGACGAGCGGCTGGAACGCGTGCTGACGTGCGATCCCGGAACCGGCATCGCGCGGCACGCCGATGCCGGCTATCCGAGGGCAATCGAAACAGCCCTCGCACGGGGCGTGAACATCCCAATGCTGCCGCGATGA
- a CDS encoding ABC transporter permease, with protein sequence MHALKYCLREASRSIRQQPGSSALSMLTIAAAALVVGGFLLLTVNLERVLARWTATAEVSIYLRDDITQEQRVELIRVLTASRAVASREFVSKADALTRFQRDFPDLSSGLDGTPDNPLPASFDVRLRPQGADSGEADALLQKVQRLPGVADVRFDRQWLARLSSIILALEWTGWVLGAVLIVAAVLTVATVVRLALLARRDEIEIMQLVGAPLGLLRGPLITEGLLHGGVGTLVALIALYAAFVAAKAQTAAVLATVIEPELLSFLPASNAMAFLAGGMAVGCFGGWLAARHVR encoded by the coding sequence ATGCACGCCTTGAAGTACTGCCTGAGAGAAGCGTCGCGAAGCATCCGGCAGCAGCCCGGTTCCTCGGCTCTGTCGATGCTGACCATCGCTGCCGCTGCGCTGGTGGTCGGAGGGTTCCTCCTCCTGACGGTCAACCTGGAACGTGTGCTGGCCCGATGGACGGCGACCGCCGAAGTGTCGATCTACCTGCGCGACGACATCACGCAGGAGCAGCGCGTCGAACTGATCCGCGTGCTGACCGCGAGCCGCGCCGTCGCGTCGCGGGAATTCGTGTCGAAGGCCGATGCGCTGACGCGATTTCAGCGGGACTTTCCCGACCTGTCTTCCGGGCTGGACGGGACGCCCGACAACCCGTTGCCGGCGTCGTTCGATGTTCGGCTGCGGCCACAGGGGGCCGACAGCGGGGAGGCCGACGCCCTCCTCCAGAAGGTGCAGCGCCTGCCTGGCGTCGCCGACGTCCGGTTCGACCGGCAGTGGCTGGCCCGGCTGTCGTCGATCATCCTGGCGCTGGAGTGGACAGGCTGGGTGCTCGGCGCCGTGCTGATCGTGGCAGCCGTCCTGACCGTGGCGACGGTCGTTCGGCTGGCCCTCCTTGCCCGTCGCGACGAGATCGAGATCATGCAACTGGTGGGGGCGCCGCTCGGACTCCTCCGTGGACCTCTCATCACCGAGGGTCTGCTTCACGGTGGGGTTGGCACCTTGGTGGCCTTGATCGCTTTGTACGCGGCGTTTGTCGCGGCAAAGGCGCAGACGGCAGCGGTGCTCGCAACCGTCATCGAGCCGGAGCTGCTGAGCTTTCTGCCGGCCTCCAATGCTATGGCGTTCCTGGCCGGCGGCATGGCGGTCGGGTGCTTCGGTGGCTGGCTCGCCGCCAGGCACGTCAGGTGA
- a CDS encoding DUF4147 domain-containing protein has translation MPSETTLNLTVANLREHALAIAAAAIVSADAGLRVERAMPSVVETIAAATRWHVIAAGKAAGPMLRACLAAVGRPPATAMAVAPSGLDGLPALVRLFAGGHPIPNQASLDAGDRAFETAAAAGAEDVMLVLVSGGASALLVRPVPGVSLNDKQVTTSRLLRAGADINALNAVRKHLSAVKGGRLAAATQARVIGLLVSDVVDDDVSVIGSGLTAGDPTSFADALDLLDRYGGTDAFPPSVVGALRDGAAGRLAESPVPGAPALCRTETRIIGGRKDAMAGAVREAERLGYRTQIMAEPLVGEARVAAAAYGATLCDIASDARHPLCVVSSGETTVRVTGSGTGGRNQEFALALVQALPAVRGAVAVASAGTDGIDGPTDAAGAVVTSDTSARAERHHLTPQAFLDENDAYHFFEALADLIKTGPTRTNVGDIQIALIDPGTGPVHL, from the coding sequence TTGCCGTCAGAAACTACACTGAATCTGACCGTTGCCAATCTCCGGGAACACGCGCTCGCGATCGCGGCGGCCGCGATCGTGTCGGCCGACGCGGGGCTGCGCGTTGAGCGGGCAATGCCGTCGGTGGTCGAGACGATCGCGGCCGCGACCCGATGGCACGTCATCGCGGCAGGGAAGGCGGCCGGTCCCATGCTGCGCGCGTGTCTGGCCGCGGTCGGGCGGCCGCCCGCGACCGCGATGGCGGTGGCGCCGAGCGGTCTTGATGGCTTGCCCGCGCTGGTGCGCTTGTTCGCGGGCGGGCACCCGATTCCCAACCAGGCCAGCCTCGACGCGGGCGATCGCGCCTTCGAGACGGCCGCGGCCGCGGGCGCCGAAGACGTCATGTTGGTCCTGGTGTCGGGAGGAGCCTCGGCGCTGCTGGTGCGTCCCGTCCCGGGGGTCTCGCTCAACGACAAGCAGGTCACCACATCGCGGCTGCTGCGAGCGGGCGCCGATATCAACGCCCTCAACGCGGTGCGCAAACACCTCTCGGCGGTGAAGGGAGGGCGGCTCGCAGCGGCGACACAGGCACGGGTCATCGGCCTCCTTGTGTCGGACGTGGTAGACGATGACGTGTCGGTCATCGGATCGGGACTGACTGCAGGGGATCCGACGTCGTTCGCGGACGCGCTCGACCTGCTCGATCGGTATGGCGGCACGGACGCATTTCCGCCGAGCGTCGTCGGCGCGCTGCGCGATGGGGCGGCCGGTCGACTGGCCGAGTCCCCCGTGCCCGGCGCGCCGGCTCTCTGCCGAACCGAGACGCGGATCATCGGCGGTCGGAAAGACGCGATGGCGGGCGCCGTGAGGGAAGCCGAGCGCCTTGGCTACCGCACGCAGATCATGGCCGAACCCCTGGTGGGTGAGGCGCGGGTCGCCGCCGCGGCGTACGGGGCGACCCTGTGTGATATCGCATCTGACGCCAGACATCCACTCTGCGTCGTGTCGTCGGGCGAGACCACCGTTCGCGTCACCGGCAGCGGAACCGGCGGCCGCAACCAGGAATTCGCGCTCGCCTTGGTCCAGGCGCTTCCGGCGGTGAGAGGCGCGGTCGCCGTCGCCAGCGCCGGAACGGACGGGATTGACGGGCCCACCGACGCCGCCGGGGCAGTGGTCACCTCCGACACATCGGCGCGAGCCGAGCGGCACCATCTCACACCACAGGCGTTTCTCGACGAGAACGACGCCTATCATTTCTTTGAGGCGTTGGCTGACCTGATCAAAACGGGGCCAACCCGCACTAACGTAGGAGATATTCAAATCGCATTGATCGATCCCGGAACAGGACCGGTACACCTGTGA
- the ftsE gene encoding cell division ATP-binding protein FtsE produces MIEISNLSKTYRRGIYALRDLSVSIGKGEFVFLTGPSGAGKSTLLRLLLRQDVPSAGLLRVGGHDLATLSLRQVQTYRRTLGFVFQDFKLLPARTVLENVALVPRVLGDTSVQQQRRTFQVLKWVGLQHRMNAYPVELSGGEQQRVAIARALVNEPALVLADEPTGNLDPDLSLEIMNLFRDINARGTTVVVATHDRELIGRVGRRTLTLDHGRLLPST; encoded by the coding sequence GTGATCGAAATCTCAAATCTCTCCAAGACCTACCGCCGGGGCATCTACGCGCTCCGCGATCTCTCGGTGTCGATCGGCAAAGGAGAGTTCGTCTTTCTGACGGGTCCGAGCGGCGCCGGCAAGTCGACCCTTCTCCGATTGTTGCTGCGTCAGGATGTGCCGTCGGCAGGGCTCCTGCGCGTGGGCGGGCACGATCTGGCGACGCTCTCGCTGCGCCAGGTGCAGACCTACCGGCGCACCCTCGGCTTCGTCTTCCAGGATTTCAAGCTGCTTCCTGCCAGGACCGTCCTCGAGAACGTGGCGCTCGTGCCGCGCGTCCTCGGCGACACGTCCGTGCAGCAGCAGCGACGCACCTTCCAGGTGTTGAAATGGGTCGGTCTTCAGCACCGGATGAATGCGTATCCGGTGGAGCTGTCTGGAGGCGAGCAGCAGCGCGTCGCCATTGCGCGCGCGCTGGTGAATGAACCAGCGCTCGTGCTCGCTGACGAACCGACGGGCAATCTCGACCCCGATCTCTCCCTCGAGATCATGAACCTGTTCCGGGACATCAATGCCCGGGGCACCACCGTCGTGGTCGCCACGCACGACCGCGAACTAATCGGCCGCGTCGGACGGCGTACGCTCACGCTCGATCACGGCCGGCTGTTGCCGTCGACATAA
- a CDS encoding sigma-70 family RNA polymerase sigma factor, with product MVARKPGSWFGAKSGSPGGDLTAELGAGPVPPVDRAKPGSSEEARRVKALVLSGEMDKAHEAFADLVAAQQQQASRLALYLLRDVSDADEAVQDAFVKVFTHITTYREDLSFEAWFTRILANTCRDRKKARRRRERWELTGIDDHPEYGSRVERAVSHAPSPEDLVLGAETRRTVMTAIDALPERQRTVLLMCHVEGQSPREVGILTGLNESTVRVHLFRALRKLKAVLEGSRVRR from the coding sequence ATGGTGGCTCGAAAACCCGGGTCCTGGTTCGGCGCGAAGTCGGGGTCTCCGGGTGGCGATCTGACGGCAGAATTGGGTGCCGGGCCAGTCCCGCCGGTCGATCGGGCCAAGCCGGGCAGTTCCGAGGAGGCCCGTCGGGTCAAGGCCCTGGTGCTGTCGGGCGAGATGGACAAGGCCCACGAGGCCTTTGCCGACCTGGTAGCTGCCCAACAGCAACAGGCATCCAGACTGGCGCTGTACCTGTTGAGGGACGTCTCGGATGCCGACGAAGCCGTGCAGGACGCCTTTGTCAAGGTCTTCACGCATATCACGACGTACCGCGAAGACCTGTCATTCGAGGCGTGGTTCACGCGTATCCTGGCCAACACCTGCCGGGATCGCAAGAAGGCGCGGCGGCGGCGGGAGCGGTGGGAACTGACCGGAATCGACGATCATCCCGAGTACGGTTCGCGGGTCGAGCGGGCCGTCTCGCATGCGCCGTCGCCGGAAGACTTGGTGCTCGGTGCGGAGACGCGGCGGACGGTGATGACGGCGATTGACGCCCTCCCCGAACGCCAGCGCACGGTGTTGCTGATGTGCCATGTCGAAGGCCAGTCGCCGCGAGAGGTGGGGATCTTGACCGGGCTCAATGAATCGACGGTGCGAGTTCATCTCTTTCGGGCGTTGCGCAAGTTGAAAGCGGTGCTGGAGGGAAGCCGTGTTCGCCGATAA
- a CDS encoding adenylosuccinate synthase, whose product MNIAVVGAQWGDEGKGKVVDLLAPRFSIVARYQGGHNAGHTVHVGGKRFVLRLIPSGILSPGVICVIGNGLVVDVKALFDEVEELKQAAIGVEGRLFVSDRAHVILPFHRDLDKLNEASLGDRKIGTTSRGIGPAYEAKIARRGLRMCDLADAEYVEEHIRQALDTLNLMDADAHYDWRELVGETLALGERLEPMLTDVSVLLADAMAAGQSILFEGAQGTMLDVDHGTYPYVTSSSATAGGACTGLGIGPGAIGAVIGIAKAYTTRVGEGPFPSELHDASGAALRARGQEFGAVTGRPRRCGWFDAVVVGHAVRVNGLDALALTKLDVLDGLDTVEICVGYRIDNSMVTRFPADLRRVQRAVPVLESMPGWKTPTAGLRDFGALPAEARAYIARLEALIAVPVLLVSTGPAREDTIIREDARAVEWFGTPAAQRG is encoded by the coding sequence ATGAATATCGCTGTAGTCGGGGCGCAATGGGGGGACGAGGGCAAAGGGAAGGTCGTTGACCTGCTGGCGCCGCGGTTCTCGATCGTGGCGCGGTACCAGGGGGGCCACAATGCCGGGCACACGGTGCACGTCGGCGGCAAGCGATTCGTCCTGCGGCTCATCCCGTCCGGGATCCTCAGTCCAGGCGTGATCTGCGTCATTGGCAACGGACTCGTGGTGGACGTGAAGGCCTTGTTCGACGAAGTCGAAGAGCTGAAACAGGCCGCGATCGGGGTGGAAGGCCGGCTGTTCGTCAGCGACCGCGCGCACGTGATTCTGCCGTTCCATCGCGACCTCGACAAGCTGAACGAAGCCAGCCTGGGAGACCGGAAGATCGGAACGACGTCGCGGGGGATCGGGCCTGCCTACGAAGCGAAGATTGCCCGCCGCGGCCTGCGCATGTGCGATCTGGCCGATGCGGAGTACGTTGAGGAGCACATCCGTCAAGCGCTCGACACGCTGAATCTGATGGACGCGGACGCGCACTACGATTGGCGCGAACTGGTGGGGGAGACGTTGGCGCTTGGCGAGCGTCTCGAGCCGATGCTCACCGACGTGTCGGTGCTGCTGGCCGACGCGATGGCGGCGGGACAATCGATCCTGTTCGAAGGGGCCCAGGGCACGATGCTCGACGTGGACCACGGCACGTATCCGTACGTCACGTCTTCGAGCGCGACAGCCGGCGGCGCGTGCACGGGGCTCGGCATCGGCCCCGGGGCAATTGGGGCGGTGATCGGTATCGCGAAGGCGTACACGACTCGCGTGGGAGAGGGGCCGTTTCCAAGCGAACTGCACGACGCTTCCGGGGCGGCGCTTCGCGCGAGGGGGCAGGAGTTCGGCGCCGTGACCGGCAGACCGCGGCGCTGCGGCTGGTTCGACGCGGTGGTCGTCGGTCACGCCGTGCGGGTCAACGGACTCGATGCGTTGGCGCTCACGAAACTCGACGTGCTCGATGGCCTCGACACGGTCGAGATCTGTGTCGGCTACCGGATTGACAACTCGATGGTGACGCGGTTTCCCGCCGATCTCCGTCGCGTCCAACGTGCCGTGCCGGTGCTCGAATCGATGCCGGGGTGGAAGACGCCGACGGCCGGTCTGCGCGATTTCGGCGCGCTGCCTGCCGAGGCCCGGGCGTACATTGCCCGCCTCGAGGCGTTGATCGCCGTGCCGGTGTTGCTGGTGTCGACCGGTCCCGCGCGCGAGGACACGATCATCAGGGAAGATGCACGGGCGGTCGAGTGGTTTGGAACACCCGCCGCCCAGCGGGGCTAG
- the gatB gene encoding Asp-tRNA(Asn)/Glu-tRNA(Gln) amidotransferase subunit GatB, with protein sequence MHEPVIGLEVHAQLQTASKLFCGCATLWAAPPNTQTCPVCLGLPGALPVLNRRAVDLAVTAALALACRVQRESVFARKNYFYPDLPKGYQITQYDRPLALDGHLQWVEDGQPHQVRIIRVHLEEDAGKSLHDGFRDADRTTRLDFNRSGLPLIEIVTAPDLRSAADAAECFRRLRALLVAIGVSDGNMERGNLRCDANVSVRVRGAAMLGSRTEIKNLNSFRFVEHALTHEIDRQSRVLDGGGTVETETRLWDERAGETVVMRSKEDADDYRYFPEPDLPPLVVGDEAIAVLRASLPPPPGALREHLASRYGLTGDDLDALAASPGLATLFEQTVAGGAEPSAAAMWIRGELARRLHESRCPIDAIKVTPSGLSRLIAMVSSGMLSNSAAKQVLARMFRTGETPDVIADAEHLAQQSDVGALRKLVDDVVANHPEQVAQFRAGRRGVAGFLIGHVIRASQGRANPRLVDQLVRQRLTDLGGV encoded by the coding sequence ATGCACGAACCCGTCATCGGCCTCGAGGTGCATGCTCAGCTGCAGACAGCGTCCAAGCTGTTCTGCGGCTGCGCCACCCTGTGGGCGGCTCCCCCCAATACCCAGACCTGCCCCGTCTGTCTCGGCCTGCCCGGCGCGCTGCCCGTGCTCAACAGGCGCGCCGTGGATCTGGCGGTGACCGCCGCGCTCGCGCTGGCGTGCCGCGTGCAGCGCGAATCCGTCTTTGCGCGCAAGAACTACTTCTATCCGGACCTCCCAAAGGGATACCAGATCACCCAGTACGATCGGCCGCTGGCGCTGGATGGACACCTGCAGTGGGTCGAGGACGGACAGCCGCATCAGGTCCGCATCATCCGCGTCCACCTCGAGGAAGACGCCGGCAAGTCGCTCCACGACGGCTTTCGCGACGCCGATCGCACGACACGCCTCGATTTCAACCGGAGCGGACTTCCGCTGATCGAGATCGTCACCGCGCCCGATCTCCGGTCCGCCGCCGATGCGGCGGAGTGCTTCCGCCGCCTGCGCGCGCTCCTGGTCGCCATCGGCGTGTCGGACGGTAACATGGAGCGAGGCAATCTGCGTTGCGACGCGAACGTCTCGGTGCGCGTTCGGGGCGCCGCCATGCTTGGCTCTCGAACCGAAATCAAGAATCTGAATTCTTTTCGATTCGTCGAACATGCGTTGACGCATGAGATTGACCGCCAGAGCCGTGTGCTCGACGGCGGCGGAACGGTTGAGACCGAGACGCGGCTCTGGGACGAACGTGCGGGCGAGACGGTGGTGATGCGGAGCAAGGAAGACGCAGACGACTATCGGTACTTTCCGGAACCCGATCTGCCGCCCCTGGTCGTTGGTGACGAAGCCATCGCGGTCCTGCGGGCGTCGTTGCCCCCGCCGCCCGGCGCGCTGCGCGAACACCTCGCGTCGCGGTACGGCCTGACCGGAGACGATCTGGACGCCCTCGCCGCGTCGCCCGGGCTGGCGACACTGTTTGAACAGACGGTGGCCGGTGGAGCAGAGCCCTCCGCTGCGGCGATGTGGATCAGGGGTGAGTTGGCCCGCCGGCTGCACGAGAGCCGGTGCCCGATCGACGCGATCAAGGTGACACCATCGGGCCTGTCCCGTTTGATTGCGATGGTGTCGTCGGGCATGCTGTCGAACTCGGCTGCCAAACAGGTGCTGGCCCGCATGTTCAGGACGGGAGAGACGCCCGACGTGATCGCTGACGCCGAGCATCTCGCGCAGCAATCGGACGTCGGCGCGCTCCGGAAGCTGGTCGATGACGTCGTGGCGAACCACCCTGAACAGGTGGCGCAGTTCAGGGCGGGACGGCGTGGAGTGGCCGGCTTTCTGATCGGCCACGTGATACGAGCCAGTCAGGGACGGGCCAACCCGAGACTTGTCGACCAACTGGTCAGGCAGCGTCTGACTGACCTCGGAGGGGTTTGA